From Malaya genurostris strain Urasoe2022 chromosome 2, Malgen_1.1, whole genome shotgun sequence:
CTTATTGCcttattatatttataaaaatcgtATGGATCGTATTTTTACCAAATATGATCTTACGTACATGCATACACTCATGTACCATGGGGATAATATGTACCTACTCATAACagcaaaaatattactgtggaatttgcaaacacaactgttcattgaatagaaataggaaagtttgttcgaacttaatataacaaactctacaaatcctgtttaacctgttgttccggaaccgaaagtagtatccacaacaaatttagtaattccgtatgaaactgtaaagcatttcctttgaacctataagtttgtgaaaatcgatttggccatcttgaaggaaagtgagtgagactcttttgtagtttttaatcaccattttcaattcttccgaaaccggattcagatgaccggtatagccaaagttggtttgtttgctagCAACAAATATGAGCTAAAAATTGCAACAGTTTAGaaactagttaaacctagacttactacctcatgttctatttcgattaaatcaattaatcgatatctaacaaacgaagcgaacctgcgtttctgttacttctgcatatgtaagtcaagttaaacagcatgaatcagcagcataaaacatgtagtaggattattacttttattattattattattattgacgtcATTACAACACCGGcatggtattactgcactaccggttgtgaaaatttcatatttttttcaaaaaaaatggaatccattgacattcgtttattctttcggtcgtactgatcataaaatagctataatttttatcaaccgcatcgccgtcttttaccaatattacacactagtagcagacatccgtaaccgtttcgatttcttcatagcgtgtacgaaatagaacaaagcacacatCGTTTGTttagtgttttcttcttctttcggtgtgatGCATATTGTCATTGTATATGGCGATAtgtaaactttgacactcatcgccctgtaactgcggaaccgggagtcggatccggatgaaatttcacagtagctttcaagATACTAGGAGgtttaattcaaaattcaaagacatttgaaaatcggttcaagcatcgcagagaaattgaaGGGAGTTctgttttttaagtttttcctgcaccactttcggtgtttttggaacaggaaaaggggggaccagtagtgccgaattaagcttttatgcccacaaactaacaagctctgccaattagaagaatttatcagacagttttatgggatttgtacttgtttttgaccatcgttagggaaaaaatatttattactatttggtaattttccacttatcacgctttagttccagaACTGGAATTCGGATCTGGACACACGCACacccacccacacacacacacacacacacacacacacacacacacacacacacacacacacacacacacacacacacacacacacacacacacacacacacacacacacacacacacacacacacacacacacacacacacacacacacacacacacacacacacacacacacacacacatttgctcagttcgtcgagctgagtcggtatatgatattcggcctccgggcctcagttaaaaagtcggttttcacagtgattgcatagcctttctatatgagaaaggcaaaaaatgttaAACCAAAGAATTTTCGCAATTTCATACGTGACATTCACTGACGTTATATTTTATTctcaatttcagaaaaaaaaatcgttagtaTCGCTATAAAAATAGACTGTTTACAATGCGATTAAACATAAAATCAATTCAACACCAAAGGTAAACAGAATTCTGTTTCAAATGTTTACTTTCAAGTGAATTTGTAGAACTTGAATTAGCCTAACTGAATTAAAAAGCTAAAGGATGTCAAGCAACGGGAGCACGCCAATCAACAGCCCGCGAAGGATATTTGGCAAAACTGCTACGCTGGATAAAAATGCAATGCTCGAATACGAGATGAATAAGAATTTAGGTCAGTATTGCCAACGGAGTGTGGATGATGGCTAAATAGTCAAGGCTTTGCCAATGTCGACAATATGTCTGCTTTTGTGACAGTGGTTCTACTTTCTAGGGTGTAATATCCACGGTTGTTATGTCAGAGAAATTAATCTTTCTTTTTTTGGCTGTTTTTTCTCTGTTCGTTTCCTTTAAATCTACAGATAGTAAATTTCGCGAAAAGGCTGAGAAGGAACTGGGTGAAATTGGCGGTGAGATGACGTACACTAAAATAAGGCTCTTACGTCAGCAGTTGAATATCTATGCCGAACATCATCAGCGTGGTCTGAGCGGGCGAAGAGATGACTCGTTTCTGTTGCGATTTCTGCGCGCGAAAAAATTCGACGTGGATAAGGCGTTCAAGATGGTGAGTTCGATCTATCAAATCTGCTCAAAACATAAATTTTCGTGCAAAAAAACCTCCGTAATCATTCGTTATAATAACTCGGAATACCTCTCCAGatacaaaaatattacaaaatgaaAGACGAATatcctgaaattttcaaagtgTCGCCTCCTTCGGAGATGAAGTTTATGCTTGAAATGCAGATACAATGTATGCTTCCGAAAAAGGATGACAACGGGCggcagatttatttatttagagtTGGTGAGTAAGACTGATCTGATTAGATTACACTATAATCCGTTTATGAACTTTCCTCTTACGAATATTTATTctaaaacgtatttattttctatttttttaacaacgatattatcCATTGATGTTCGACCAGAAAAATGtgatccatacaaaattccagtAGACTACGTTTTCCGTAGTAACGTGCTAGCTCTAGAGGATGCTATTCGCAACCCAGAAACTCAGATCGGAGGTCTGGTGGTTGTGCTTGACATGTCTGGATTGGGATTTGCACATGCTAGGTCTGAGATACAAGCAATCTTTCTTATTTTCACACTCATCATTCATGCGTTTTCGTGGTTATTTTTGCAGGTATTTATCACCACATTTAGCAAAAAAGACAGTAGAAGTAGTTCAGGAAGCATTTCCGATGCGATTCAAAGCGTTCCACGTACTCCACGAACCATTTTACTTCGATGCTATTTtggcagtgttaaaaccattccTGAAGGATAAAATTCGAAGGAGAGTCAGTATTTTCTGCGGGAGACAACGATACCGCAGAAACTGATGATTATTTCTCGATCTTGATTGCAGATACATCTTCATGGTCACAGTTTACCATCGCTACACAAGTACATTTCTAAGGACGTGCTTCCGGTAGAGTACGGTGGAACACAACCGTCGTTCGACAATACAGAATGGCGGACTGCCATTTTGGAAAACGAGCAATACTTCATCGATCTGGAGTCGTACAACCACAGTGCTGACAGTTGCTATCAGGACGATCAGGATAATGCGGATGCCGACAGTATCGACAGTTTGCAGTTTGGTGACACGGAGACGGAGGACAGTGAGTTCGACGAAGACGATAGACGAGTGTTAAGCCCGAAGCGAACACCACGGTCACTCGTGAATATTGAAGAGATATTTCGTAAGAATGGACTCAATGGGATAGAAGTTGAAATGAATGGTACCGAGCAGATTAATGAGTGCAGCCCCAAACAAGATGAGCAAAATGCTGAATAAATTGAGTGGATGGAAagtattataatttttttacttttaatttttcaatgacACAAATATCAagttttttatttagtttttattttttattaagaaACTGTTGTTCTGTTCTCCTGTATATTAAGTGATATtaaagatttttttgttaatttgataGTTTTCTATTCCTTTTATATTTTTGGTAAAAATATCTGAAGTTATTCTGAAGCGCTGGCTGTGGTGAACTCGTCTCATGAGTTGTAAGCGGAAATCTGCTCTAGATAATTTGAGGGCAAACATGATTCAGAAGTAGGAAAGTCTGATATGTTTTGTTTTCCGATAATGTCAGATGCTTACTTCATTATGAACATTATGGCATCTAATAACAATTTATCGAGTCGATTTTGAACAAGAAAAACACTATTAAACAACTAAATCAAATTGTTTGAAAGTCCGACCTGTTAATATAAGAAACTGTACAATTAGTGTACACGAAATGGAGTATAATGTCCATTATCTAAAAGTTTTTAAATAACTAGAACTgataaaaatcaaaattcaatgatttattaattttagttggtaaaACCGCCATaactatgttcagtttttgcaaagacttagcggaaacatatattggagaagccaaatgaatgaaaaactgaaagaaaagatgatttattggatagATACGGCTCAGAgataggactcgaacctgcgtcctTATgcgttccgtgcatacgcgctaccatttcgccactctgaattttGTTATAGTCACTctgaaacgccagtcagacatggtagaacttacatcgaacatggccgtcacccgaccgataccttacattcaaacatcttttctgtccatcaaacactagtcttctcgctttaaacatattttttcgctCAAGCATTGACtatgagagtgtatttataatcgcttgtcaccttctttaatggtaccagtcgctggctggacatcgtcagtgacatacccctatgaaggttgtactgaTTGTCTGCCCTCTGACGTGAAGCAGCCATAACTAAGttgagtttttgcaatgactgagcgaaaacatatattggaggagccaaatgaatgaaaaactaacagaaaagaagaTTTATTgggaaaagatacgctcagagacagaactcgaacctgcgttcttatgcattccgtgcatacgtgcCGCCATTTTGCCAATCTGaatttagttatggcggctttacgtcaaaccaactaaaattaataaatcgttaaaaacaattgcggtttgattgtccgtaacaatctgcttctggtaggaaagggcagacaatcaatacaaccttcatagaggTCTGTCACTGACGATGTACAGCCAGCGACTggtaccattaaagaaggtgacaagcgattataaatacattctcctactcaatgcttgagcgaaaaaatatgtacaaagcaagaagactagtgtttgatggacggccaggatgtagactatgttcgatgtacgttctaccatgtctgactggcgttttagagtgtctataacaagattcagagtggcgaaatggtagcgcgtatgcacggaatgcataagaacgcaggttcgagccctgtctctgagcgtatctttttccaataaatcatcctttctgttagtttttcgttcatttggcttctccaatatgtttccgctcagtcattgcaaaaaaaactcaaaattaaatatttttttcagatatttCGTTCAAAGCTATTGCATCGATGACTTGATATAATTTTTCGATAAAGTAATTCCGCTTTCTGGCCCGGCTTTATGCATCGACGAGTGCAAAACATACTATATGTAACACATCATTCAAGAACTCGTGTGTGTAACTAAGCAAAAAACCATTTTTACCAAAAAATTTATCAATCAATGTTTCACGACAGTACAATCATTCCAATCTTTTGCTAATTTCTTGATGCGGtgcttgtagaaggatttgtATTTTGCCTTAGAATAGGCTTCATTTTCGGTAATTGCTTCTTCATTTTTTGAAATCAGAAATTCGAAGTGTAAATCGATCAATTTAACCACCGTTGCCATCGACTTGTGAATCGTTGAATTGTCTTGGTGAAACCGTGGTTTTTATTAGACATATGAGGTTGTTTTTCCTTGTTTTTGGCATCTAACAACGCTATGTAATATTCTCTATTGTTTATTttacctttctcaagatagtagcAGAAGATAACAACATCATGTATCCAaaaatactgaagccataaCCTCCCCGCTGGCTGCAGTCTGGCattcagatgatgatcgttttgataaCAGAGTGAAATGATAGAtaaatgtttcatccattgtcacatatcgatgcagAATATATGATTTAGTACTTttcaacatggccaaacactgcgtTGAATCATCAATACGTTGTTGTTTATGGTTGACTGTGAGTAAACGAGGCATCTACTTTTAAAAGAGGTTCGTCATGGTCAAGTGTTCATTCATGATTCTAAACACACTAGCACTGCCGGACGTCGCTATCTCTCGGAATTCCAATTTACGATTAGATATAATCAATTTGTGGACTTTATTCAAGTTTTCTGGCGTTAATACCTCAATACCAGGCTTTTTGCGATGAAGCAGTGTCCGGTTAACACTTTTGAACTCATTGTTGAACTTATACagctttttttcatcaagaagcaaTGATAAATTAACACACGAAACTGTTCTGAAAATGACACTCAAATAGTCAGccagttttttttctgacttaTTGAAATGTCATTAAATTTCACAAatagtcttttgaaagttggtacttcaaaaactttttttgaatttcaataacatagcgCCATCTGTGTGCGGGAATCTTCGAAGGACCATTACGAATGTCAGTTTATGTTTCTCAGTGGATGCAGAGCAGATTTTAACGATGTTCTAGAAACTGGTGATGTTTTGGTTAACTTCGAAAGAACATAATTTGGAAGTATCGCAATAATTATCAGCTCACCTTTTATTATGAACTAATAATACCATAAAAATGATGTTTTATTCACAAGTTTGTATCTCACTGCTTCCAAGATTGGTCCGAATCTTTTTTCAATAGCCCTACTCAGAAGCATTTAGCATTTGTTGGCTACCTCGGATGCATGCTGTTAGACAATTCAAAATAATCTTTTCGGAAGCGATTAATCCAACGTTCATAAGTGTGCAGTGGTGGATAATGTTCCTCGTGAACTTCAAAAGAACGTTtgagtttggttcaaataataaatttacTTTTTCCATGTTCTATGGGATATTGGTTTGAGTTATCTATATACAAAAGGCGACTTCAACTATTTCTAGGTAACAATTTTTAAATCGATTACAATATTTAAACGTGGAAGCTGGAAAAAGTTCTttccttaaaaaaattcaatttagtaAATTCAGACAAAATCATTTTAGTAAATTGGATGGTGATATTCAGATGTGAAATGTTGAAATAGTTGTTGGAATTAAACGTAAATATTTTTAGTACAAACATTGATTGATATAACGCGAAGTATGTAtgtgataaaaaaaatccaacaccCAAATAAAACATTAGCGTTTATATCGATAAAATCATatgaaaaatatctgctgttgcGATCAATCAAAATATAAGAATATTTATTACtatataaaaatgacaaaagtTCATCGAACGAACGAATTGAATATTCAAATTCCCAATGATAGAAAATTCCCTAACGGAAGAACTACAATGACGAACAAGGTTTTTCGCGAATAGACAACGAGAGAACCGTATTGTTCTACAATTCAAACGTTCAATTAGATCATTGCCTAGACCAATCGCATGGCTTGCAACAGTTCAGGTTGCGCACTCAGAGTAGCAGAATTACATTTAAAACAACAGTTAAGCACTTAAATatttagaagaagaaaaaactgagCCCCAAGTAGTTTCATATTTTGATAGTTTTAATTCAAGATGCAAATAATAAAAAGAGAGAATCATAATTTTACTGGGCAGTTGATTTATCATCCGAAATTCGAATCATTGTTACAGTGAATTTACTACGCTAAACACACGTAAAATCCAACGTAAAATCCAACGAGCCATGCACATCAACATCGAATCGAGATATTCATGAGGTTACAACTATTTTTCGTTTGAATCAGACGTTGTATAGACTTAAAATACGAGACCCATGACATGTTCTGGCTCCGGTCGAGAACTAATCTGGTAATAATGAACGGTATCTTCAACCTAACCCGCCTTATAGTTCAGACTTGGCACCATCCAACTACCGCTAGTTTCGATGGATGTAAAATGCTCTTACCAGAATATATATCACTTCAAACGAGCAGTTAACACTTGCACGATTACTTCTTGGATTCGAAACATCGAGAATTTGTTGATATCTTGCATTGGATTATGTATGTTACACGCCACACGCCATTTTATTTGCGAAACTTGAGACTCTGTAGGTACTTAActaaaataatgacgaaaatctGTAAATACGGTTTTTTGGTAAGctttagaaaaacaattttctccTTTTTTGTAGTCAAGTGTAACAAGTCGGTCGGTGAAGGAAAACAACGATTTTTTCTCCAAATTTAGGTTTCATTTATTAGTGTATTACTATCATGTATTCATTAATGTATTCCGTATTCTTTACGCTTTCACCTTAGCc
This genomic window contains:
- the LOC131431041 gene encoding alpha-tocopherol transfer protein-like, which encodes MSSNGSTPINSPRRIFGKTATLDKNAMLEYEMNKNLDSKFREKAEKELGEIGGEMTYTKIRLLRQQLNIYAEHHQRGLSGRRDDSFLLRFLRAKKFDVDKAFKMIQKYYKMKDEYPEIFKVSPPSEMKFMLEMQIQCMLPKKDDNGRQIYLFRVEKCDPYKIPVDYVFRSNVLALEDAIRNPETQIGGLVVVLDMSGLGFAHARYLSPHLAKKTVEVVQEAFPMRFKAFHVLHEPFYFDAILAVLKPFLKDKIRRRIHLHGHSLPSLHKYISKDVLPVEYGGTQPSFDNTEWRTAILENEQYFIDLESYNHSADSCYQDDQDNADADSIDSLQFGDTETEDSEFDEDDRRVLSPKRTPRSLVNIEEIFRKNGLNGIEVEMNGTEQINECSPKQDEQNAE